In one Fundulus heteroclitus isolate FHET01 chromosome 3, MU-UCD_Fhet_4.1, whole genome shotgun sequence genomic region, the following are encoded:
- the hdac9b gene encoding histone deacetylase 9-B isoform X2: MLQTIYEGESSFSTTEGRVGHQQLPNQSKMHNMNNSVDIKPDVPLAVEPLSPLDLRTDLRMLGPGSDPGLWERQLQQELLLIQKQQQIQKQLLISEFQKQHEKLTRQHQAQLQEHLKLQHELQAMKQQQELAEKERRLEQQQQQQQQQQQQQNQQEKEQERHRREQHVSSLGLRGKERSRESLTGAVASTEVKQKLQEFLLNKSAKDPVANGANHSFIQHPKLWSSHHASLDQSSPPLGGTSPTCQYTLPSPVESKDDFPLRKTASEPNLKVRSRLKQKVAERRSSPMLKRRDGNIITPYKKRALELMDSAPTNSAPGSGPSSPIGASSALGAENGPSSLPTTTKTERWPSQPRLFRPEGSVSMLSLYTSPSLPNISLGLSAASAPISAAMGLKDRSTEIKHGLPGHLLGPVPFQTALESKVSPSHQALLQHLLQKEQIRQQKIISSGSMSSQTQSPLAMKDRPPSSRPKLPKHRPLNRTQSAPLPQNTLAQLVIQQQHQHFLEKQKQYQQQVHINKLLSKSIEQLRQPSAHLQESEEEQEELQPREESESMQEDRLPPGGVIRKHTLSSSSSSGSSSSELPDAHCGVIKVKEEPADSEDEALTNRRLESEQSIYLHQVKGRLVIRAMI; encoded by the exons ATGCTGCAGACGATTTACGAGGGCGAGTCAAGTTTCTCCACAACAGAGGGGCGCGTCGGACACCAGCAGCTCCCCAACCAGAGCAAGATGCACAACATGAACAACTCAG TGGACATTAAGCCAGACGTGCCATTGGCGGTGGAGCCCCTGTCCCCTTTGGACCTGCGCACGGACCTGAGGATGCTGGGGCCAGGCTCGGACCCCGGACTGTGGGAGAGGCAGCTCCAGCAGGAGCTGCTCCTCATccagaaacagcagcagatCCAGAAGCAGTTACTGATCAGCGAGTTCCAGAAGCAGCACGAGAAGCTGACCCGTCAGCACCAGGCTCAGCTCCAGGAGCATCTCAAG CTCCAGCATGAGCTCCAGGccatgaagcagcagcaggaactcGCCGAGAAGGAGCGccgtctggagcagcagcagcagcagcagcagcagcagcagcaacaacagaaccagcaggaaaaAGAGCAGGAGCGGCATCGACGAGAGCAGCACGTCTCCAGCCTGGGCCTCAGGGGCAAGGAGCGCTCCCGAGAGA GTCTCACAGGTGCAGTGGCCAGCACAGAGGTGAAGCAGAAACTCCAAGAGTTTCTGTTGAACAAGTCTGCAAAGGATCCAGTCGCCAACGGAGCCAACCACTCGTTTATCCAACACCCCAAACTCTG GTCCTCTCACCACGCATCACTGGACCAAAGCTCTCCACCACTGGGCGGCACATCCCCCACCTGCCAGTACACCCTGCCGTCGCCTGTAGAGAGCAAGGACGACTTCCCCTTGAGAAAGACAG CATCTGAGCCGAACCTGAAGGTACGATCCAGACTGAAGCAGAAGGTGGCGGAGAGGAGAAGCAGCCCGATGCTGAAGAGAAGAGACGGAAACATCATTACTCCTTACAAGAAGAGGGCTTTAGAGCTTATGG ATTCAGCGCCAACTAACAGCGCCCCTGGGTCTGGCCCCAGCTCTCCCATAGGGGCCTCCAGTGCCTTGGGCGCTGAAAACGGACCCTCCTCTCTGCCTACGACAACAAAAACTGAG AGGTGGCCTTCCCAGCCAAGATTGTTTCGACCCGAGGGCTCCGTGTCCATGCTGAGCTTGTACACATCTCCGTCCTTACCCAACATCTCCTTGGGGCTCTCCGCCGCATCCGCACCAATTAGC GCTGCCATGGGGTTAAAAGACAGATCGACGGAAATCAAACATGGGTTACCTGGGCACCTGCTGGGCCCTGTGCCATTTCAGACGGCCCTGGAGTCAAAGGTCAGCCCCAGTCACCAGGCTCTGCTCCAACACCTCCTCCAGAAGGAGCAAATCAGGCAGCAGAAGATCATCTCGTCAG GCTCCATGTCCTCCCAAACCCAGTCCCCATTGGCCATGAAGGATCGGCCCCCCAGCAGTCGCCCTAAACTACCGAAACACAGACCCCTGAACAGAACCCAGTCGGCGCCTCTGCCTCAGAACACACTGGCCCAACTCGtcatccagcagcagcaccagcatttcctggagaaacagaaacagtaCCAGCAGCAGGTCCACATAAATAAG CTGTTGTCCAAGTCCATCGAGCAGTTACGTCAGCCCAGCGCACACCTGCAGgaatcagaggaggagcaggaggagctgcagcccAGAGAGGAGTCAGAGAGCATGCAGGAGGACAGGCTGCCCCCTGGAGGCGTCATCCGGAAGCACAcgctgagcagcagcagcagcagcggcagctcCAGCAGCGAGCTCCCAGACGCTCACTGCGGGGTCATCAAGGTCAAAGAGGAGCCGGCCGACAGCGAGGACGAGGCTCTGACCAATCGGCGCCTGGAGTCCGAACAGAGCATCTATCTCCACCAGGTCAAAGGGAGACTGGTGATAAGAGCCATGATCTGA
- the hdac9b gene encoding histone deacetylase 9-B isoform X3: MLQTIYEGESSFSTTEGRVGHQQLPNQSKMHNMNNSVDIKPDVPLAVEPLSPLDLRTDLRMLGPGSDPGLWERQLQQELLLIQKQQQIQKQLLISEFQKQHEKLTRQHQAQLQEHLKLQHELQAMKQQQELAEKERRLEQQQQQQQQQQQQQNQQEKEQERHRREQHVSSLGLRGKERSRESAVASTEVKQKLQEFLLNKSAKDPVANGANHSFIQHPKLWYTSSHHASLDQSSPPLGGTSPTCQYTLPSPVESKDDFPLRKTASEPNLKVRSRLKQKVAERRSSPMLKRRDGNIITPYKKRALELMDSAPTNSAPGSGPSSPIGASSALGAENGPSSLPTTTKTERWPSQPRLFRPEGSVSMLSLYTSPSLPNISLGLSAASAPISAAMGLKDRSTEIKHGLPGHLLGPVPFQTALESKVSPSHQALLQHLLQKEQIRQQKIISSGSMSSQTQSPLAMKDRPPSSRPKLPKHRPLNRTQSAPLPQNTLAQLVIQQQHQHFLEKQKQYQQQVHINKLLSKSIEQLRQPSAHLQESEEEQEELQPREESESMQEDRLPPGGVIRKHTLSSSSSSGSSSSELPDAHCGVIKVKEEPADSEDEALTNRRLESEQSIYLHQVKGRLVIRAMI; this comes from the exons ATGCTGCAGACGATTTACGAGGGCGAGTCAAGTTTCTCCACAACAGAGGGGCGCGTCGGACACCAGCAGCTCCCCAACCAGAGCAAGATGCACAACATGAACAACTCAG TGGACATTAAGCCAGACGTGCCATTGGCGGTGGAGCCCCTGTCCCCTTTGGACCTGCGCACGGACCTGAGGATGCTGGGGCCAGGCTCGGACCCCGGACTGTGGGAGAGGCAGCTCCAGCAGGAGCTGCTCCTCATccagaaacagcagcagatCCAGAAGCAGTTACTGATCAGCGAGTTCCAGAAGCAGCACGAGAAGCTGACCCGTCAGCACCAGGCTCAGCTCCAGGAGCATCTCAAG CTCCAGCATGAGCTCCAGGccatgaagcagcagcaggaactcGCCGAGAAGGAGCGccgtctggagcagcagcagcagcagcagcagcagcagcagcaacaacagaaccagcaggaaaaAGAGCAGGAGCGGCATCGACGAGAGCAGCACGTCTCCAGCCTGGGCCTCAGGGGCAAGGAGCGCTCCCGAGAGA GTGCAGTGGCCAGCACAGAGGTGAAGCAGAAACTCCAAGAGTTTCTGTTGAACAAGTCTGCAAAGGATCCAGTCGCCAACGGAGCCAACCACTCGTTTATCCAACACCCCAAACTCTGGTACAC GTCCTCTCACCACGCATCACTGGACCAAAGCTCTCCACCACTGGGCGGCACATCCCCCACCTGCCAGTACACCCTGCCGTCGCCTGTAGAGAGCAAGGACGACTTCCCCTTGAGAAAGACAG CATCTGAGCCGAACCTGAAGGTACGATCCAGACTGAAGCAGAAGGTGGCGGAGAGGAGAAGCAGCCCGATGCTGAAGAGAAGAGACGGAAACATCATTACTCCTTACAAGAAGAGGGCTTTAGAGCTTATGG ATTCAGCGCCAACTAACAGCGCCCCTGGGTCTGGCCCCAGCTCTCCCATAGGGGCCTCCAGTGCCTTGGGCGCTGAAAACGGACCCTCCTCTCTGCCTACGACAACAAAAACTGAG AGGTGGCCTTCCCAGCCAAGATTGTTTCGACCCGAGGGCTCCGTGTCCATGCTGAGCTTGTACACATCTCCGTCCTTACCCAACATCTCCTTGGGGCTCTCCGCCGCATCCGCACCAATTAGC GCTGCCATGGGGTTAAAAGACAGATCGACGGAAATCAAACATGGGTTACCTGGGCACCTGCTGGGCCCTGTGCCATTTCAGACGGCCCTGGAGTCAAAGGTCAGCCCCAGTCACCAGGCTCTGCTCCAACACCTCCTCCAGAAGGAGCAAATCAGGCAGCAGAAGATCATCTCGTCAG GCTCCATGTCCTCCCAAACCCAGTCCCCATTGGCCATGAAGGATCGGCCCCCCAGCAGTCGCCCTAAACTACCGAAACACAGACCCCTGAACAGAACCCAGTCGGCGCCTCTGCCTCAGAACACACTGGCCCAACTCGtcatccagcagcagcaccagcatttcctggagaaacagaaacagtaCCAGCAGCAGGTCCACATAAATAAG CTGTTGTCCAAGTCCATCGAGCAGTTACGTCAGCCCAGCGCACACCTGCAGgaatcagaggaggagcaggaggagctgcagcccAGAGAGGAGTCAGAGAGCATGCAGGAGGACAGGCTGCCCCCTGGAGGCGTCATCCGGAAGCACAcgctgagcagcagcagcagcagcggcagctcCAGCAGCGAGCTCCCAGACGCTCACTGCGGGGTCATCAAGGTCAAAGAGGAGCCGGCCGACAGCGAGGACGAGGCTCTGACCAATCGGCGCCTGGAGTCCGAACAGAGCATCTATCTCCACCAGGTCAAAGGGAGACTGGTGATAAGAGCCATGATCTGA
- the hdac9b gene encoding histone deacetylase 9-B isoform X1: protein MLQTIYEGESSFSTTEGRVGHQQLPNQSKMHNMNNSVDIKPDVPLAVEPLSPLDLRTDLRMLGPGSDPGLWERQLQQELLLIQKQQQIQKQLLISEFQKQHEKLTRQHQAQLQEHLKLQHELQAMKQQQELAEKERRLEQQQQQQQQQQQQQNQQEKEQERHRREQHVSSLGLRGKERSRESLTGAVASTEVKQKLQEFLLNKSAKDPVANGANHSFIQHPKLWYTSSHHASLDQSSPPLGGTSPTCQYTLPSPVESKDDFPLRKTASEPNLKVRSRLKQKVAERRSSPMLKRRDGNIITPYKKRALELMDSAPTNSAPGSGPSSPIGASSALGAENGPSSLPTTTKTERWPSQPRLFRPEGSVSMLSLYTSPSLPNISLGLSAASAPISAAMGLKDRSTEIKHGLPGHLLGPVPFQTALESKVSPSHQALLQHLLQKEQIRQQKIISSGSMSSQTQSPLAMKDRPPSSRPKLPKHRPLNRTQSAPLPQNTLAQLVIQQQHQHFLEKQKQYQQQVHINKLLSKSIEQLRQPSAHLQESEEEQEELQPREESESMQEDRLPPGGVIRKHTLSSSSSSGSSSSELPDAHCGVIKVKEEPADSEDEALTNRRLESEQSIYLHQVKGRLVIRAMI from the exons ATGCTGCAGACGATTTACGAGGGCGAGTCAAGTTTCTCCACAACAGAGGGGCGCGTCGGACACCAGCAGCTCCCCAACCAGAGCAAGATGCACAACATGAACAACTCAG TGGACATTAAGCCAGACGTGCCATTGGCGGTGGAGCCCCTGTCCCCTTTGGACCTGCGCACGGACCTGAGGATGCTGGGGCCAGGCTCGGACCCCGGACTGTGGGAGAGGCAGCTCCAGCAGGAGCTGCTCCTCATccagaaacagcagcagatCCAGAAGCAGTTACTGATCAGCGAGTTCCAGAAGCAGCACGAGAAGCTGACCCGTCAGCACCAGGCTCAGCTCCAGGAGCATCTCAAG CTCCAGCATGAGCTCCAGGccatgaagcagcagcaggaactcGCCGAGAAGGAGCGccgtctggagcagcagcagcagcagcagcagcagcagcagcaacaacagaaccagcaggaaaaAGAGCAGGAGCGGCATCGACGAGAGCAGCACGTCTCCAGCCTGGGCCTCAGGGGCAAGGAGCGCTCCCGAGAGA GTCTCACAGGTGCAGTGGCCAGCACAGAGGTGAAGCAGAAACTCCAAGAGTTTCTGTTGAACAAGTCTGCAAAGGATCCAGTCGCCAACGGAGCCAACCACTCGTTTATCCAACACCCCAAACTCTGGTACAC GTCCTCTCACCACGCATCACTGGACCAAAGCTCTCCACCACTGGGCGGCACATCCCCCACCTGCCAGTACACCCTGCCGTCGCCTGTAGAGAGCAAGGACGACTTCCCCTTGAGAAAGACAG CATCTGAGCCGAACCTGAAGGTACGATCCAGACTGAAGCAGAAGGTGGCGGAGAGGAGAAGCAGCCCGATGCTGAAGAGAAGAGACGGAAACATCATTACTCCTTACAAGAAGAGGGCTTTAGAGCTTATGG ATTCAGCGCCAACTAACAGCGCCCCTGGGTCTGGCCCCAGCTCTCCCATAGGGGCCTCCAGTGCCTTGGGCGCTGAAAACGGACCCTCCTCTCTGCCTACGACAACAAAAACTGAG AGGTGGCCTTCCCAGCCAAGATTGTTTCGACCCGAGGGCTCCGTGTCCATGCTGAGCTTGTACACATCTCCGTCCTTACCCAACATCTCCTTGGGGCTCTCCGCCGCATCCGCACCAATTAGC GCTGCCATGGGGTTAAAAGACAGATCGACGGAAATCAAACATGGGTTACCTGGGCACCTGCTGGGCCCTGTGCCATTTCAGACGGCCCTGGAGTCAAAGGTCAGCCCCAGTCACCAGGCTCTGCTCCAACACCTCCTCCAGAAGGAGCAAATCAGGCAGCAGAAGATCATCTCGTCAG GCTCCATGTCCTCCCAAACCCAGTCCCCATTGGCCATGAAGGATCGGCCCCCCAGCAGTCGCCCTAAACTACCGAAACACAGACCCCTGAACAGAACCCAGTCGGCGCCTCTGCCTCAGAACACACTGGCCCAACTCGtcatccagcagcagcaccagcatttcctggagaaacagaaacagtaCCAGCAGCAGGTCCACATAAATAAG CTGTTGTCCAAGTCCATCGAGCAGTTACGTCAGCCCAGCGCACACCTGCAGgaatcagaggaggagcaggaggagctgcagcccAGAGAGGAGTCAGAGAGCATGCAGGAGGACAGGCTGCCCCCTGGAGGCGTCATCCGGAAGCACAcgctgagcagcagcagcagcagcggcagctcCAGCAGCGAGCTCCCAGACGCTCACTGCGGGGTCATCAAGGTCAAAGAGGAGCCGGCCGACAGCGAGGACGAGGCTCTGACCAATCGGCGCCTGGAGTCCGAACAGAGCATCTATCTCCACCAGGTCAAAGGGAGACTGGTGATAAGAGCCATGATCTGA
- the hdac9b gene encoding histone deacetylase 9-B isoform X5 — translation MLGPGSDPGLWERQLQQELLLIQKQQQIQKQLLISEFQKQHEKLTRQHQAQLQEHLKLQHELQAMKQQQELAEKERRLEQQQQQQQQQQQQQNQQEKEQERHRREQHVSSLGLRGKERSRESLTGAVASTEVKQKLQEFLLNKSAKDPVANGANHSFIQHPKLWYTSSHHASLDQSSPPLGGTSPTCQYTLPSPVESKDDFPLRKTASEPNLKVRSRLKQKVAERRSSPMLKRRDGNIITPYKKRALELMDSAPTNSAPGSGPSSPIGASSALGAENGPSSLPTTTKTERWPSQPRLFRPEGSVSMLSLYTSPSLPNISLGLSAASAPISAAMGLKDRSTEIKHGLPGHLLGPVPFQTALESKVSPSHQALLQHLLQKEQIRQQKIISSGSMSSQTQSPLAMKDRPPSSRPKLPKHRPLNRTQSAPLPQNTLAQLVIQQQHQHFLEKQKQYQQQVHINKLLSKSIEQLRQPSAHLQESEEEQEELQPREESESMQEDRLPPGGVIRKHTLSSSSSSGSSSSELPDAHCGVIKVKEEPADSEDEALTNRRLESEQSIYLHQVKGRLVIRAMI, via the exons ATGCTGGGGCCAGGCTCGGACCCCGGACTGTGGGAGAGGCAGCTCCAGCAGGAGCTGCTCCTCATccagaaacagcagcagatCCAGAAGCAGTTACTGATCAGCGAGTTCCAGAAGCAGCACGAGAAGCTGACCCGTCAGCACCAGGCTCAGCTCCAGGAGCATCTCAAG CTCCAGCATGAGCTCCAGGccatgaagcagcagcaggaactcGCCGAGAAGGAGCGccgtctggagcagcagcagcagcagcagcagcagcagcagcaacaacagaaccagcaggaaaaAGAGCAGGAGCGGCATCGACGAGAGCAGCACGTCTCCAGCCTGGGCCTCAGGGGCAAGGAGCGCTCCCGAGAGA GTCTCACAGGTGCAGTGGCCAGCACAGAGGTGAAGCAGAAACTCCAAGAGTTTCTGTTGAACAAGTCTGCAAAGGATCCAGTCGCCAACGGAGCCAACCACTCGTTTATCCAACACCCCAAACTCTGGTACAC GTCCTCTCACCACGCATCACTGGACCAAAGCTCTCCACCACTGGGCGGCACATCCCCCACCTGCCAGTACACCCTGCCGTCGCCTGTAGAGAGCAAGGACGACTTCCCCTTGAGAAAGACAG CATCTGAGCCGAACCTGAAGGTACGATCCAGACTGAAGCAGAAGGTGGCGGAGAGGAGAAGCAGCCCGATGCTGAAGAGAAGAGACGGAAACATCATTACTCCTTACAAGAAGAGGGCTTTAGAGCTTATGG ATTCAGCGCCAACTAACAGCGCCCCTGGGTCTGGCCCCAGCTCTCCCATAGGGGCCTCCAGTGCCTTGGGCGCTGAAAACGGACCCTCCTCTCTGCCTACGACAACAAAAACTGAG AGGTGGCCTTCCCAGCCAAGATTGTTTCGACCCGAGGGCTCCGTGTCCATGCTGAGCTTGTACACATCTCCGTCCTTACCCAACATCTCCTTGGGGCTCTCCGCCGCATCCGCACCAATTAGC GCTGCCATGGGGTTAAAAGACAGATCGACGGAAATCAAACATGGGTTACCTGGGCACCTGCTGGGCCCTGTGCCATTTCAGACGGCCCTGGAGTCAAAGGTCAGCCCCAGTCACCAGGCTCTGCTCCAACACCTCCTCCAGAAGGAGCAAATCAGGCAGCAGAAGATCATCTCGTCAG GCTCCATGTCCTCCCAAACCCAGTCCCCATTGGCCATGAAGGATCGGCCCCCCAGCAGTCGCCCTAAACTACCGAAACACAGACCCCTGAACAGAACCCAGTCGGCGCCTCTGCCTCAGAACACACTGGCCCAACTCGtcatccagcagcagcaccagcatttcctggagaaacagaaacagtaCCAGCAGCAGGTCCACATAAATAAG CTGTTGTCCAAGTCCATCGAGCAGTTACGTCAGCCCAGCGCACACCTGCAGgaatcagaggaggagcaggaggagctgcagcccAGAGAGGAGTCAGAGAGCATGCAGGAGGACAGGCTGCCCCCTGGAGGCGTCATCCGGAAGCACAcgctgagcagcagcagcagcagcggcagctcCAGCAGCGAGCTCCCAGACGCTCACTGCGGGGTCATCAAGGTCAAAGAGGAGCCGGCCGACAGCGAGGACGAGGCTCTGACCAATCGGCGCCTGGAGTCCGAACAGAGCATCTATCTCCACCAGGTCAAAGGGAGACTGGTGATAAGAGCCATGATCTGA
- the hdac9b gene encoding histone deacetylase 9-B isoform X4, producing MLQTIYEGESSFSTTEGRVGHQQLPNQSKMHNMNNSVDIKPDVPLAVEPLSPLDLRTDLRMLGPGSDPGLWERQLQQELLLIQKQQQIQKQLLISEFQKQHEKLTRQHQAQLQEHLKLQHELQAMKQQQELAEKERRLEQQQQQQQQQQQQQNQQEKEQERHRREQHVSSLGLRGKERSRESAVASTEVKQKLQEFLLNKSAKDPVANGANHSFIQHPKLWSSHHASLDQSSPPLGGTSPTCQYTLPSPVESKDDFPLRKTASEPNLKVRSRLKQKVAERRSSPMLKRRDGNIITPYKKRALELMDSAPTNSAPGSGPSSPIGASSALGAENGPSSLPTTTKTERWPSQPRLFRPEGSVSMLSLYTSPSLPNISLGLSAASAPISAAMGLKDRSTEIKHGLPGHLLGPVPFQTALESKVSPSHQALLQHLLQKEQIRQQKIISSGSMSSQTQSPLAMKDRPPSSRPKLPKHRPLNRTQSAPLPQNTLAQLVIQQQHQHFLEKQKQYQQQVHINKLLSKSIEQLRQPSAHLQESEEEQEELQPREESESMQEDRLPPGGVIRKHTLSSSSSSGSSSSELPDAHCGVIKVKEEPADSEDEALTNRRLESEQSIYLHQVKGRLVIRAMI from the exons ATGCTGCAGACGATTTACGAGGGCGAGTCAAGTTTCTCCACAACAGAGGGGCGCGTCGGACACCAGCAGCTCCCCAACCAGAGCAAGATGCACAACATGAACAACTCAG TGGACATTAAGCCAGACGTGCCATTGGCGGTGGAGCCCCTGTCCCCTTTGGACCTGCGCACGGACCTGAGGATGCTGGGGCCAGGCTCGGACCCCGGACTGTGGGAGAGGCAGCTCCAGCAGGAGCTGCTCCTCATccagaaacagcagcagatCCAGAAGCAGTTACTGATCAGCGAGTTCCAGAAGCAGCACGAGAAGCTGACCCGTCAGCACCAGGCTCAGCTCCAGGAGCATCTCAAG CTCCAGCATGAGCTCCAGGccatgaagcagcagcaggaactcGCCGAGAAGGAGCGccgtctggagcagcagcagcagcagcagcagcagcagcagcaacaacagaaccagcaggaaaaAGAGCAGGAGCGGCATCGACGAGAGCAGCACGTCTCCAGCCTGGGCCTCAGGGGCAAGGAGCGCTCCCGAGAGA GTGCAGTGGCCAGCACAGAGGTGAAGCAGAAACTCCAAGAGTTTCTGTTGAACAAGTCTGCAAAGGATCCAGTCGCCAACGGAGCCAACCACTCGTTTATCCAACACCCCAAACTCTG GTCCTCTCACCACGCATCACTGGACCAAAGCTCTCCACCACTGGGCGGCACATCCCCCACCTGCCAGTACACCCTGCCGTCGCCTGTAGAGAGCAAGGACGACTTCCCCTTGAGAAAGACAG CATCTGAGCCGAACCTGAAGGTACGATCCAGACTGAAGCAGAAGGTGGCGGAGAGGAGAAGCAGCCCGATGCTGAAGAGAAGAGACGGAAACATCATTACTCCTTACAAGAAGAGGGCTTTAGAGCTTATGG ATTCAGCGCCAACTAACAGCGCCCCTGGGTCTGGCCCCAGCTCTCCCATAGGGGCCTCCAGTGCCTTGGGCGCTGAAAACGGACCCTCCTCTCTGCCTACGACAACAAAAACTGAG AGGTGGCCTTCCCAGCCAAGATTGTTTCGACCCGAGGGCTCCGTGTCCATGCTGAGCTTGTACACATCTCCGTCCTTACCCAACATCTCCTTGGGGCTCTCCGCCGCATCCGCACCAATTAGC GCTGCCATGGGGTTAAAAGACAGATCGACGGAAATCAAACATGGGTTACCTGGGCACCTGCTGGGCCCTGTGCCATTTCAGACGGCCCTGGAGTCAAAGGTCAGCCCCAGTCACCAGGCTCTGCTCCAACACCTCCTCCAGAAGGAGCAAATCAGGCAGCAGAAGATCATCTCGTCAG GCTCCATGTCCTCCCAAACCCAGTCCCCATTGGCCATGAAGGATCGGCCCCCCAGCAGTCGCCCTAAACTACCGAAACACAGACCCCTGAACAGAACCCAGTCGGCGCCTCTGCCTCAGAACACACTGGCCCAACTCGtcatccagcagcagcaccagcatttcctggagaaacagaaacagtaCCAGCAGCAGGTCCACATAAATAAG CTGTTGTCCAAGTCCATCGAGCAGTTACGTCAGCCCAGCGCACACCTGCAGgaatcagaggaggagcaggaggagctgcagcccAGAGAGGAGTCAGAGAGCATGCAGGAGGACAGGCTGCCCCCTGGAGGCGTCATCCGGAAGCACAcgctgagcagcagcagcagcagcggcagctcCAGCAGCGAGCTCCCAGACGCTCACTGCGGGGTCATCAAGGTCAAAGAGGAGCCGGCCGACAGCGAGGACGAGGCTCTGACCAATCGGCGCCTGGAGTCCGAACAGAGCATCTATCTCCACCAGGTCAAAGGGAGACTGGTGATAAGAGCCATGATCTGA